A single Pseudoxanthomonas sp. DNA region contains:
- a CDS encoding M23 family metallopeptidase → MKARLLALACGIAVLVGSAGDADAARLYRWKDKQGYTQYGDQPPPPDQLAGSGVDVMRFRNPPSALVRLRLEKQGGRYEAWADNLMHGPVEVQLGFRRQRDVRSAPALPARAVVPARSSVRVADISVTDPLRGGDFELTLDGMPGDPASRPQDYEYRLPFDYGRVRVDQGPGGRFSHSDAQNLHAVDFAVPEGTRIVAAREGLVMQVESDFDKAGLNREKYGGRANFIRILHPDGSMALYAHLKAEGAQVRVGQYVSKGQYIGLSGNTGFSTAPHLHFVVQANRGMRLESVPFRMFGPLGQLQFPSSR, encoded by the coding sequence GTGAAGGCGCGCCTGCTGGCCCTGGCCTGCGGCATCGCCGTGCTGGTCGGCAGCGCAGGCGACGCTGACGCCGCGCGCCTGTACCGCTGGAAGGACAAACAAGGCTATACCCAGTACGGCGACCAGCCGCCCCCGCCGGACCAGCTGGCCGGCAGCGGGGTGGACGTGATGCGCTTCCGCAATCCGCCCAGCGCGCTGGTCCGCCTGCGCCTGGAGAAGCAGGGCGGGCGCTACGAAGCCTGGGCCGACAACCTGATGCACGGGCCGGTGGAAGTGCAGCTCGGCTTCCGCCGCCAGCGCGATGTCCGCAGCGCACCCGCCCTGCCCGCACGCGCGGTGGTGCCGGCGCGCAGCAGCGTGCGGGTGGCCGATATCAGCGTGACCGATCCGCTGCGCGGCGGCGATTTCGAACTGACCCTCGATGGCATGCCCGGCGATCCGGCCAGCCGGCCGCAGGACTACGAGTACCGCCTGCCGTTCGACTACGGCCGCGTGCGCGTGGACCAAGGGCCGGGCGGGCGCTTCAGCCACAGCGACGCGCAGAACCTGCACGCGGTCGACTTCGCCGTGCCCGAAGGCACGCGGATCGTCGCCGCCCGCGAGGGCCTGGTGATGCAGGTGGAGTCCGACTTCGACAAGGCCGGCCTGAACCGCGAGAAATACGGCGGCCGCGCCAACTTCATCCGCATCCTGCACCCCGACGGCAGCATGGCGCTGTACGCCCACCTGAAGGCCGAGGGCGCCCAGGTGCGCGTGGGCCAGTACGTCAGCAAGGGCCAGTACATCGGCCTGTCGGGCAACACCGGCTTCTCGACCGCGCCGCACCTGCATTTCGTGGTGCAGGCCAACCGCGGCATGCGGCTGGAATCGGTGCCGTTCCGCATGTTCGGGCCGCTGGGACAGCTGCAGTTCCCGTCCAGCCGCTGA
- a CDS encoding peptide chain release factor 3 translates to MSDPNSPVAPEAARRRTFAIISHPDAGKTTLTEKLLLFGGAIQMAGSVKGRKAARHATSDWMALEKERGISVTSSVMQFPYEGKIVNLLDTPGHADFGEDTYRVLTAVDSALMVIDVAKGVEERTIKLMEVCRLRDTPIMTFINKLDREGKDPIELLDEVESVLGIQCAPVTWPIGMGQRLKGVVHLITGEVHLYEPGRNFTRQDSTIFPSLDAPGLAEKIGAEMLAQLRDELELVQGASHPFDKQAYLDGRQTPVFFGSGVNNFGVQPLLDFFVEHAPSPQPRETTGREVQPDENKLTGFVFKIQANMDPQHRDRVAFMRVCSGRFEAGMKTFHVRSGKEMKLANALTFMASDREIAAEAYPGDVIGIHNHGTISIGDTFTEGEALSFTGIPNFAPELFRRARLRDPLKLKQLQKGLAQLSEEGATQFFRPLMSNDLILGAVGVLQFDVVAYRLKDEYGVDASFENVSVATARWIRCDNAKKLEEFRDKNAMNLALDAAGELVYLAPTRVNLQLAQERAPDVQFLATREHAHSVDLG, encoded by the coding sequence ATGTCCGATCCGAACAGCCCCGTGGCGCCCGAAGCGGCACGCCGCCGCACCTTCGCCATCATTTCCCACCCCGACGCCGGCAAGACCACGCTGACCGAGAAGCTGCTGCTGTTCGGCGGCGCCATCCAGATGGCCGGCTCGGTGAAGGGCCGCAAGGCCGCGCGCCACGCGACGTCCGACTGGATGGCGCTGGAAAAGGAGCGCGGCATCTCGGTCACCTCGTCGGTGATGCAGTTCCCGTACGAAGGCAAGATCGTCAACCTGCTGGACACGCCGGGCCACGCCGACTTCGGCGAGGACACCTACCGCGTGCTGACGGCGGTGGACAGCGCGCTGATGGTCATCGACGTGGCCAAGGGCGTCGAGGAACGCACGATCAAGCTGATGGAAGTCTGCCGCCTGCGCGACACGCCCATCATGACCTTCATCAACAAGCTGGACCGCGAAGGCAAGGATCCGATCGAACTGCTGGACGAAGTGGAAAGCGTGCTGGGCATCCAGTGCGCGCCGGTCACCTGGCCGATCGGCATGGGCCAGCGCCTGAAGGGCGTGGTGCACCTGATCACCGGCGAAGTGCATCTGTACGAACCGGGCCGCAACTTCACGCGGCAGGACTCGACGATCTTCCCGTCGCTCGACGCGCCGGGTCTTGCCGAAAAGATCGGCGCCGAGATGCTGGCGCAGCTGCGCGACGAACTGGAACTGGTGCAGGGCGCCAGCCATCCGTTCGACAAGCAGGCCTACCTCGACGGCAGGCAGACGCCGGTGTTCTTCGGCTCGGGCGTCAACAACTTCGGCGTGCAGCCGCTGCTGGACTTCTTCGTCGAGCACGCACCCTCGCCGCAGCCGCGCGAGACCACAGGGCGCGAGGTACAGCCGGACGAGAACAAGCTGACCGGCTTCGTCTTCAAGATCCAGGCCAACATGGACCCGCAGCACCGCGACCGCGTGGCGTTCATGCGTGTCTGCTCGGGCCGCTTCGAGGCCGGCATGAAAACCTTCCACGTGCGCAGCGGCAAGGAGATGAAGCTGGCCAACGCGCTGACCTTCATGGCCAGCGACCGTGAGATCGCCGCCGAGGCGTATCCGGGCGACGTGATCGGCATCCACAACCACGGCACCATCTCCATCGGCGACACCTTCACCGAGGGCGAGGCGCTGTCGTTCACGGGCATTCCCAACTTCGCGCCGGAACTGTTCCGCCGCGCGCGCCTGCGCGACCCGCTCAAGCTCAAGCAGCTGCAGAAGGGCCTGGCGCAGCTGAGCGAGGAAGGCGCCACCCAGTTCTTCCGTCCGCTGATGAGTAACGACCTGATCCTGGGCGCGGTGGGCGTGCTGCAGTTCGACGTGGTGGCCTACCGCCTGAAGGACGAGTATGGCGTGGATGCGTCGTTCGAGAACGTCAGCGTGGCCACGGCGCGCTGGATCCGCTGCGACAACGCGAAGAAGCTGGAAGAATTCCGCGACAAGAACGCGATGAACCTGGCGCTGGACGCCGCCGGCGAGCTTGTCTACCTGGCGCCGACGCGGGTGAACCTGCAACTGGCGCAGGAACGGGCGCCGGACGTGCAGTTCCTGGCCACCCGCGAGCACGCACACAGCGTGGACCTGGGCTGA
- the trhA gene encoding PAQR family membrane homeostasis protein TrhA, translating to MSTDPTPLRTLRARKRADHLIDLRDEIASALTHGLGAVLALAGGAVLITLAAIYGDGWQLGASIVFGVTLLLLYTASTLYHAIQHPVAKGRLKVFDHCAIYLLIAGTYTPFTLIGLRGPWGWGLFIAIWTLAFAGVVFKLFYTGRFKLLSTIIYIAMGWLVVVAIKPLLTSVDPVTLGWMLAGGLFYTLGTFFYHRESIRYSHAIWHLFVIGGSVCHFVAVTQQVLMPRLA from the coding sequence ATGAGCACCGACCCCACTCCGCTACGTACCCTGCGCGCGCGCAAGCGCGCCGACCACCTGATCGACCTGCGCGACGAGATCGCCAGCGCGCTGACCCACGGCCTGGGCGCGGTGCTGGCGCTGGCCGGCGGCGCGGTGCTGATCACCCTGGCGGCCATCTATGGCGACGGTTGGCAACTGGGCGCGTCCATCGTCTTCGGCGTGACCCTGCTGCTGCTCTACACCGCCTCCACGCTGTACCACGCCATCCAGCACCCGGTGGCGAAGGGACGGCTGAAGGTGTTCGACCACTGCGCGATCTACCTGCTGATCGCCGGCACCTACACGCCGTTCACCCTGATCGGCCTGCGCGGGCCATGGGGCTGGGGCCTGTTCATCGCGATCTGGACGCTGGCGTTCGCGGGCGTGGTGTTCAAGCTCTTCTATACCGGCCGTTTCAAGCTGCTGTCGACGATCATCTACATCGCGATGGGCTGGCTGGTGGTGGTGGCGATCAAGCCGTTGCTGACCTCGGTCGACCCGGTGACGCTGGGATGGATGCTGGCCGGTGGCCTGTTCTACACGCTGGGCACCTTCTTTTACCATCGCGAGTCGATCCGTTATTCGCACGCGATCTGGCATCTGTTCGTGATCGGCGGCAGCGTCTGCCATTTCGTCGCCGTCACTCAACAAGTGCTGATGCCGCGGCTGGCGTGA
- a CDS encoding AsmA family protein: MHDAPPSRRRFVLRPPSRTAAIALGVLGATIVVLAILFEWNWLRRPIERIVEWQTGRGFQIAGDLDVDLGRVTTVRADALTFGNAAWSKVPVMAAVDRAELSVEMFPLIFRRETRIPRIHLTRPQLRLERGPEGTGNWVFGDRTGERRTRYRDLRIDDGRLLFLDPARRTDLDIRLSTLRQATPEQPSAVELKGKGRWAGNALSLRGEVGSPLALRDTGRPYRIDLRATAGPTRAHARGTLTDPFRLRDFDLQLRLAGEDMEDLFPLIGIATPPTPPYRLDGRFRRDGDRWRYDGFTGVVGDSDLAGSASVTVGRARPLLNANLVSKRLDFDDLAGFVGAPPQTGGGEASNGEQRSEAAVLAADTRLLPDTPYNLTKLRAMDADVRWKAHRINAPGLPIEDMDAHLLLDAGLLRLEPLNFGVAKGDIRSQIRMDARSDTIRTQATIAARGLDLGDLFPQAELTQTAIGRIGGDIKVTGTGNSVAGILGTADGDIALGMGRGQISNLLMELAGLDIAEALKFLVTRDKTVPVRCAFGDFAVNDGVMQARALAFDTSDTIIVGTGRISLKDETLDLELRPRPKDRSILALRSPLVVDGTFKDPSFRPDFKRLGLRGAVAVALGSIAPPAALLATLEAGPGEDSACGGQYAK; encoded by the coding sequence ATGCACGACGCGCCCCCCTCCCGCCGCCGCTTCGTCCTGCGTCCGCCGTCGCGCACCGCTGCGATCGCACTCGGTGTGTTGGGGGCGACGATCGTGGTGCTGGCGATCCTGTTCGAGTGGAACTGGCTTCGGCGGCCGATCGAGCGCATCGTCGAATGGCAGACCGGCCGAGGCTTCCAGATCGCCGGCGATCTGGACGTGGACCTGGGCCGGGTGACCACCGTGCGCGCGGACGCGCTGACGTTCGGCAACGCCGCCTGGTCCAAGGTCCCGGTGATGGCAGCAGTCGACCGCGCGGAACTGAGCGTGGAGATGTTTCCGCTGATCTTCCGGCGCGAAACGCGCATTCCCCGCATCCACCTTACCCGCCCGCAGCTGCGCCTGGAAAGAGGGCCGGAGGGCACCGGCAACTGGGTGTTCGGAGACCGCACGGGTGAACGCCGGACGCGCTACCGCGACCTGCGGATCGACGATGGACGACTGCTTTTCCTCGATCCCGCGCGCAGGACCGATCTCGACATCCGGCTGTCCACCCTTCGTCAGGCCACGCCCGAGCAGCCGTCGGCCGTCGAGCTGAAGGGCAAGGGTCGCTGGGCAGGCAATGCATTATCGCTGCGGGGCGAGGTGGGCTCGCCGCTGGCGCTGCGCGACACCGGGCGGCCGTACCGCATCGACCTGCGCGCGACCGCCGGCCCGACCCGCGCGCATGCGCGCGGCACGCTCACCGATCCCTTCCGCCTCCGCGACTTCGATCTGCAGCTGCGGCTGGCGGGCGAGGACATGGAAGACCTCTTCCCGCTGATCGGCATCGCCACGCCGCCCACGCCGCCGTACCGGCTGGATGGGCGCTTCCGCCGCGACGGCGACCGCTGGCGCTACGACGGCTTCACCGGCGTGGTCGGCGACAGCGACTTGGCCGGATCGGCGAGCGTGACGGTGGGTCGCGCGCGCCCGTTGCTCAACGCGAACCTGGTGTCGAAGCGGCTCGACTTCGACGACCTGGCGGGGTTCGTCGGCGCACCACCACAGACGGGCGGCGGGGAGGCCAGCAACGGCGAGCAGCGCAGCGAAGCCGCTGTATTGGCCGCCGATACGCGCCTGCTGCCGGATACGCCTTACAACCTCACCAAGCTGCGCGCGATGGATGCCGACGTGCGCTGGAAGGCGCATCGCATCAACGCGCCGGGCCTGCCCATCGAGGACATGGACGCGCACCTGCTGCTCGACGCCGGTCTGTTGCGGCTGGAGCCGCTGAACTTCGGCGTGGCCAAGGGCGACATTCGCTCGCAGATCCGCATGGATGCGCGCAGCGACACCATCCGGACGCAGGCGACCATTGCCGCGCGCGGGCTGGATCTCGGCGACCTGTTCCCGCAGGCCGAACTGACGCAGACCGCCATCGGTCGCATCGGCGGCGACATCAAGGTGACCGGCACCGGCAATTCGGTCGCCGGAATCCTGGGAACCGCGGATGGCGACATCGCGCTCGGCATGGGTCGCGGACAGATCAGCAACCTGCTGATGGAACTGGCGGGCCTGGATATCGCCGAAGCCCTGAAGTTCCTGGTCACCCGAGACAAGACCGTACCGGTGCGCTGCGCGTTCGGCGACTTCGCCGTGAACGATGGCGTGATGCAGGCGCGCGCGCTGGCGTTCGACACCAGCGACACCATCATCGTCGGCACCGGCCGGATCAGCCTGAAGGACGAGACGCTGGACCTGGAGCTGCGGCCCCGCCCGAAGGATCGCAGCATCCTCGCGTTGCGTTCGCCGCTGGTGGTCGACGGCACGTTCAAGGATCCGTCGTTCCGGCCGGACTTCAAGCGCCTTGGCCTGCGCGGTGCGGTGGCGGTCGCGCTGGGCAGCATCGCACCGCCCGCCGCGCTGCTGGCCACACTCGAGGCCGGTCCCGGCGAGGACAGCGCCTGCGGCGGTCAGTACGCGAAGTAA
- a CDS encoding CBS domain-containing protein, which yields MRTVRQLLGGKAPEVFAVSPDASVLDAIKLMAEKGVGAVLAMQGPRLCGIVSERDYARKVVLQGRSSSNTPVRDIMTAKVVTVRPDDSVDHCMQVVTEHRIRHLPVAEGEAIVGVISIGDLVKAVIEDQQVQLDQLQRYIAS from the coding sequence ATGCGCACGGTTCGTCAGTTGCTGGGGGGCAAGGCCCCTGAAGTCTTCGCGGTATCGCCCGATGCGTCCGTCCTCGATGCGATCAAGCTGATGGCCGAAAAGGGCGTAGGCGCGGTGCTGGCCATGCAGGGGCCGCGACTGTGCGGCATCGTGTCCGAGCGCGATTACGCGCGGAAGGTGGTGCTGCAGGGGCGCTCGTCGTCCAACACGCCGGTGCGCGACATCATGACGGCGAAGGTGGTGACCGTGCGGCCCGACGACAGCGTCGACCACTGCATGCAGGTGGTGACCGAGCACCGCATCCGCCACCTGCCGGTCGCTGAAGGCGAGGCCATCGTGGGCGTCATCTCCATCGGCGACCTGGTCAAGGCGGTGATCGAGGACCAGCAGGTGCAACTGGACCAGCTGCAGCGCTACATCGCCAGCTGA
- a CDS encoding glycosyltransferase family 2 protein produces the protein MSGASAWQVTVVVAAYNEAQSLPLLHPRVMAALDALKGVQGHVLYVDDGSRDATWTVMRTLAANDPRVSVLRLSRNFGKEAALTAGLDRVETGAAVILDADGQDPPELIGDFVREWQAGYDNVHGTRIARDGESWLKRATAHAFYRVIGRLSKTPIPADTGDFRLLSPRALAALRELRERHRFMKGLFGWVGFNQKALPYHREARVAGRSRFGFWKLWNFALEGITSFTTAPLRVATYIGVLTALLAFAFALYIVAKALLFGDPVAGWPTMMTVILFLGGTQLVALGLIGEYLGRLYEESKQRPLYLIDAWQPASAGVSLAGPDRPAPLPGDRHAHGSSVAGGQGP, from the coding sequence GTGAGCGGCGCTTCCGCCTGGCAGGTCACGGTGGTGGTGGCCGCCTACAACGAGGCGCAGTCGCTGCCGCTGCTGCACCCGCGCGTGATGGCGGCGCTGGATGCGCTGAAAGGCGTGCAGGGCCACGTGCTGTACGTCGACGACGGCAGTCGGGATGCGACGTGGACGGTGATGCGCACGCTGGCGGCGAACGATCCGCGCGTGTCGGTGCTGCGGCTCTCGCGCAATTTCGGCAAGGAAGCGGCACTGACGGCGGGATTGGACCGGGTCGAGACCGGCGCCGCGGTGATCCTCGATGCCGACGGACAGGATCCGCCCGAATTGATCGGCGACTTCGTGCGCGAGTGGCAGGCCGGCTACGACAACGTGCACGGTACGCGCATCGCGCGCGACGGTGAAAGCTGGCTGAAGCGCGCCACCGCCCACGCGTTCTACCGCGTGATCGGCCGGCTGTCGAAGACGCCGATCCCGGCCGATACCGGAGACTTCCGCCTGCTGTCGCCGCGTGCGCTGGCGGCGCTGCGCGAGCTGCGCGAGCGTCATCGCTTCATGAAGGGCCTGTTCGGCTGGGTGGGCTTCAACCAGAAGGCGTTGCCCTACCACCGTGAAGCGCGCGTGGCGGGCCGCAGCCGCTTCGGCTTCTGGAAGCTGTGGAACTTCGCGCTGGAGGGCATCACCAGTTTTACCACCGCGCCGCTGCGGGTCGCCACCTATATCGGTGTACTGACGGCATTGCTGGCGTTCGCCTTCGCCCTCTACATCGTCGCCAAGGCCCTGCTGTTCGGCGATCCGGTGGCCGGCTGGCCGACCATGATGACGGTCATCCTCTTCCTCGGTGGTACGCAGCTGGTGGCGCTGGGCCTGATCGGCGAGTACCTGGGCCGGCTCTACGAGGAGTCCAAGCAGCGCCCGCTGTACCTCATCGATGCGTGGCAACCCGCGTCGGCAGGAGTATCCTTGGCCGGGCCAGATCGACCCGCTCCCCTTCCAGGAGATCGCCATGCGCACGGTTCGTCAGTTGCTGGGGGGCAAGGCCCCTGA